In the Mastacembelus armatus chromosome 2, fMasArm1.2, whole genome shotgun sequence genome, one interval contains:
- the spp2 gene encoding secreted phosphoprotein 24 isoform X1, which yields MKSYVLLLALLQSLGCSGVPLYNSELQSMAERGLGAALAEVNSVYAISHFYRATRGSIKRLIPVGLNTVDLLMVFGIKETVCVKSSTSDPQTCAFRPGFFVPTFFCSSRVRMSATSAQVISLRCGHDTSSSSESSEEVFSRGRHLNIPFSNRVPAPRATPPPQPVPSEDTLSNYLLHSPGSVETSPFSFNPCAGLWE from the exons ATGAAGTCATACGTGCTTCTCTTGGCCCTGCTGCAGTCTCTGGGATGCTCAG GCGTCCCACTGTACAACTCAGAGCTGCAGTCCATGGCAGAAAGGGGGCTCGGAGCAGCTCTGGCAGAGGTCAACTCTGTGTATGCTATCAGCCATTTTTACCGTGCTACACGAGGTTCCATCAAAAGG CTTATTCCCGTGGGCCTGAACACTGTTGACCTGCTGATGGTATTTGGCATTaaagaaacagtgtgtgtgaagagtTCCACGAGCGACCCGCAGACCTGTGCCTTCAGACCTGGCTTCTTTGTG CCCACCTTCTTTTGCTCCAGTCGGGTGAGAATGTCTGCCACTTCAGCCCAGGTGATCTCTCTCAGGTGCGGCCATGACACCAGCTCAAGCTCAGAGTCCAGCGAGGAG GTGTTCTCAAGAGGAAGGCACCTGAATATCCCATTTTCAAACAGAG TCCCGGCTCCTCGTGCGACGCCTCCACCTCAGCCTGTCCCGTCTGAAGACACTCTCAGCAACTACCTG ttgCACAGTCCAGGCTCGGTTGAGACTTCTCCTTTCAGCTTCAACCCCTGTGCAGGACTTTGGGAATAA
- the spp2 gene encoding secreted phosphoprotein 24 isoform X2, producing MLRSFATAGVPLYNSELQSMAERGLGAALAEVNSVYAISHFYRATRGSIKRLIPVGLNTVDLLMVFGIKETVCVKSSTSDPQTCAFRPGFFVPTFFCSSRVRMSATSAQVISLRCGHDTSSSSESSEEVFSRGRHLNIPFSNRVPAPRATPPPQPVPSEDTLSNYLLHSPGSVETSPFSFNPCAGLWE from the exons ATGCTCAG GTCCTTTGCCACTGCAGGCGTCCCACTGTACAACTCAGAGCTGCAGTCCATGGCAGAAAGGGGGCTCGGAGCAGCTCTGGCAGAGGTCAACTCTGTGTATGCTATCAGCCATTTTTACCGTGCTACACGAGGTTCCATCAAAAGG CTTATTCCCGTGGGCCTGAACACTGTTGACCTGCTGATGGTATTTGGCATTaaagaaacagtgtgtgtgaagagtTCCACGAGCGACCCGCAGACCTGTGCCTTCAGACCTGGCTTCTTTGTG CCCACCTTCTTTTGCTCCAGTCGGGTGAGAATGTCTGCCACTTCAGCCCAGGTGATCTCTCTCAGGTGCGGCCATGACACCAGCTCAAGCTCAGAGTCCAGCGAGGAG GTGTTCTCAAGAGGAAGGCACCTGAATATCCCATTTTCAAACAGAG TCCCGGCTCCTCGTGCGACGCCTCCACCTCAGCCTGTCCCGTCTGAAGACACTCTCAGCAACTACCTG ttgCACAGTCCAGGCTCGGTTGAGACTTCTCCTTTCAGCTTCAACCCCTGTGCAGGACTTTGGGAATAA
- the alg11 gene encoding GDP-Man:Man(3)GlcNAc(2)-PP-Dol alpha-1,2-mannosyltransferase — MSGHDQLVHCLCEVTRLLWKLLLPLVFLCVLLIAVLVLLVLALRFWLQSNRNARRARDGHPTVAFFHPYCNAGGGGERVLWCAIRALQNRYADINFVVYTGDLGVTSQQILDGARRRFNIVLPRPVQFVFLRHRLLVEPSLFPHFTLLGQSVGSIFLGWEALMEFVPDLYIDSMGYAFTLPLFRYLGGCRVGSYVHYPTISTDMLSVVRERNPRFNNPDYVSNSLFLSALKVVYYCLFALLYGTAGSCSDLIMVNSSWTLDHILSLWRAPNRTSVVYPPCDVSAFLDIPLEDDGGRRCHSIVSVGQFRPEKDHRLQIRVFKKVLDRRRACMGARDTLKLVLIGGCRNQEDEDRVLILRGLCQQLGVADRVEFKLNVSFEELKREMGEATIGLHTMWNEHFGIGVVECMAAGKVILAHKSGGPKLDIVVPFEGGQTGFLADDEDSYAEAIERILALPSASRLEIRRNARQSVARFSDQEFDACFLAAMEPLMGTLER; from the exons ATGTCGGGTCACGATCAGCTGGTCCACTGTTTATGTGAAGTAACCAG gctgctgtggaagctgctgctgccgcttgtgtttctgtgtgtgctgctgatcGCCGTCCTGGTCCTGCTGGTCCTGGCACTGCGCTTCTGGCTGCAGAGCAACAGGAACGCTCGGCGAGCGAGAGACGGCCACCCCACGGTGGCCTTCTTCCACCCCTACTGCAATGCTGGAGGTGGGGGAGAGAGGGTGCTCTGGTGTGCTATCAGGGCTCTGCAGAACAG GTATGCAGACATCAACTTTGTGGTGTACACAGGGGACCTCGGTGTGACCAGCCAGCAGATTCTGGACGGAGCACGGCGTCGCTTCAACATCGTGCTCCCCCGGCCggttcagtttgtgttcctGAGGCACCGGCTGCTCGTGGAGCCCAGCCTCTTTCCTCACTTCACCCTGCTGGGACAGAGTGTGGGTTCCATCTTCCTGGGATGGGAGGCGCTGATGGAGTTTGTCCCAGACCTTTACATCGACTCCATGGGCTACGCCTTCACTCTGCCACTGTTCCGCTATCTGGGAGGCTGCAGGGTGGGGAGTTACGTTCACTACCCCACCATAAGCACTGACATGCTGTCTGTGGTGAGAGAAAGGAATCCCAG GTTCAACAACCCAGACTATGTCTCCAACAGTCTGTTCCTGAGTGCCCTCAAGGTGGTCTACTACTGCTTATTCGCCCTGCTCTACGGCACGGCTGGCTCCTGCAGCGACCTCATCATGGTCAACTCCTCCTGGACCCTCGATCACATCCTGTCATTGTGGCGCGCTCCCAACCGCACCAGTGTTGTCTACCCTCCCTGTGACGTCAGTGCTTTCTTAGATATCCCACTGGAAGATGACGGGGGGAGGAGGTGCCACTCGATCGTTTCTGTCGGGCAGTTCAGACCTGAGAAGGACCACCGGCTGCAGATTAGAGTTTTTAAGAAGGTGTTAGACAGGAGAAGGGCTTGTATGGGCGCAAGGGACACACTGAAGCTGGTTTTGATTGGTGGATGCAGGAATCAGGAAGATGAGGACAGGGTGCTCATACTGAGAGGGCTATGCCAGCAGCTGGGTGTAGCTGACAGGGTGGAGTTTAAGCTGAACGTATCCTTTGAGGAGCTGAAGAGAGAAATGGGGGAAGCCACTATTGGACTACATACCATGTGGAACGAACACTTTGGAATAG GTGTTGTGGAGTGTATGGCAGCAGGGAAAGTCATTCTGGCCCACAAGTCCGGAGGTCCCAAGCTGGACATTGTGGTGCCTTTCGAGGGGGGCCAGACAGGCTTCCTGGCTGATGACGAGGACAGTTATGCTGAGGCGATAGAGAGGATCCTGGCTCTGCCCTCTGCCAGTCGGCTGGAGATCAGACGCAATGCCCGGCAGTCAGTGGCTCGCTTCTCAGATCAGGAGTTTGACGCCTGCTTCCTCGCAGCGATGGAGCCTCTGATGGGAACACTTGAGAGATGA
- the cpb2 gene encoding carboxypeptidase B2, with product MKTLWILFVLLNLDKGYCTKTHDQVLSITPKTQEQVDIVKNVSTQFETVLWQPVSPHFIKEENQVHLFVPANSSTSVKGLLEKNTITYEVLLTKADELMAMQTRDNSTDPRSSSSFYERYHSLEDIYDWINRTIQDSPNTANLILIGSSYEKRPLYALKLSLNNRPNKKAMWIDCGIHAREWIAPAFCLWFVRHALLHYGKNQDITNILDNMDVYILPVMNPDGYLYTWTTDRMWRKNRSISNSSICVGADLNRNFDANWCTVGASHDPCSEIYCGEFPESEPESQAVADFLRSHKDSVQLYFSIHSYSQMLLFPYSCTLDEAENHKDLLEMAKEAVEKIQRYYRNNYKYGAGARTIYLAPGGSDDWAYNLGIKYSFTFELQDRGQYGFLLPPFRISKACNEALTAVKSIALRVIEKTQVARSSV from the exons ATGAAGACActttggattttatttgttttattgaatttaGACAAAGGatactgcacaaaaacaca TGACCAGGTTCTATCAATCACCCCGAAAACCCAGGAGCAAGTTGACATTGTGAAGAATGTATCCACTCAGTTTGAG ACAGTCTTATGGCAGCCTGTTTCACCTCACTTCATCAAAGAAGAAAACCAAGTCCACCTGTTTGTCCCTGCAAATAGCTCAACGTCTGTCAAGGGTCTGCTAGAGAAAAACACCATAACATATGA GGTTTTATTGACCAAGGCTGATGAGTTGATGGCAATGCAGACAAGGGACAACTCCACAGACCCACGAAGCAGCTCATCTTTCTACGAAAGATATCACAGTCTGGAGGAT ATCTATGACTGGATAAACAGGACTATACAGGACAGCCCAAACACAGCGAACCTCATTCTTATTGGGTCCTCATATGAGAAGCGACCTTTATATGCACTGAAG CTGTCTCTTAATAACAGGCCAAATAAAAAAGCAATGTGGATTGACTGTGGGATACATGCCAGAGAGTGGATCGCTCCAGCTTTCTGCTTATGGTTTGTGCGCCAT GCTTTGTTACATTACGGCAAAAACCAAGACATTACTAACATACTGGACAACATGGACGTCTATATCCTGCCCGTTATGAACCCTGATGGATACCTCTACACATGGACAACA GACAGGATGTGGAGGAAGAACCGCTccatcagcaacagcagcatctgcGTTGGAGCCGACCTCAACAGAAACTTTGATGCCAACTGGTGCA CGGTGGGAGCCTCTCATGACCCCTGCTCTGAGATCTACTGCGGTGAGTTCCCTGAGTCAGAGCCAGAGTCACAGGCCGTGGCCGACTTCCTGCGCAGTCACAAGGATTCAGTTCAGCTCTACTTCAGCATACACTCGTACTCTCAGATGCTGCTTTTCCCGTACTCCTGCACCTTAGATGAAGCAGAGAACCACAAAGATCTG CTTGAGATGGCCAAAGAAGCTGTTGAAAAAATCCAAAGATATTATAGGAACAACTACAAATATGGTGCTGGGGCAAGAACAATAT ATCTGGCTCCTGGTGGTTCTGATGACTGGGCATACAATCTTGGCATCAAATATTCTTTCACATTTGAGCTCCAGGACCGCGGGCAGTACGGGTTCCTCCTGCCACCATTTCGCATTTCCAAGGCCTGCAATGAGGCTCTGACCGCAGTGAAGAGCATTGCTCTTAGGGttatagagaaaacacaagtggCAAGAAGTTCTGTTTAA